A portion of the Thunnus maccoyii chromosome 20, fThuMac1.1, whole genome shotgun sequence genome contains these proteins:
- the LOC121886705 gene encoding hemoglobin subunit alpha-like, with product MTTLSDKDKSTVKALWGKISKSADAIGADALGRMLAVYPQTKTYFSHWPDMSPGSGPVKAHGKKVMSGVALAVTKIDDLTTGLGDLSELHAFKMRVDPSNFKILSHCILVVVANMFPKEFTPDAHVSLDKFLASVALALAERYR from the exons ATGACAACACTGAGTGACAAAGACAAGTCCACCGTCAAGGCGCTGTGGGGAAAAATCTCCAAGTCAGCGGACGCCATCGGTGCTGACGCTCTGGGCAG GATGCTCGCCGTCTACCCGCAAACCAAGACCTACTTCTCCCACTGGCCTGACATGAGCCCCGGCTCTGGCCCCGTGAAGGCCCACGGAAAGAAGGTGATGAGTGGAGTCGCTCTGGCTGTGACCAAGATCGATGACCTGACTACCGGTCTCGGCGATCTCAGCGAGCTGCACGCCTTCAAGATGAGGGTTGACCCTTCCAACTTCAAG ATCCTGTCTCACTGCATTCTGGTGGTGGTCGCCAACATGTTCCCCAAGGAATTCACCCCGGATGCCCACGTCTCCTTGGATAAATTCCTGGCCTCCGTGGCCCTGGCTCTCGCAGAGAGATACCGCTAA
- the LOC121886697 gene encoding hemoglobin subunit beta translates to MVEWTQQERSIIAGIFANLNYEDIGPKALARCLIVYPWTQRYFGAYGDLSTPDAIKGNAKIAAHGVKVLHGLDRAVKNMDNINEAYSELSVLHSDKLHVDPDNFRILSDCLTVVIAANLGDAFTVETQCAFQKFLAVVVFALGRKYH, encoded by the exons ATGGTTGAGTGGACTCAGCAGGAGCGCAGCATCATCGCTGGCATCTTTGCCAACCTGAACTATGAAGACATTGGCCCCAAGGCTCTGGCCAG GTGTCTGATTGTGTACCCCTGGACTCAGAGGTACTTCGGCGCCTATGGTGACCTCTCCACCCCTGACGCCATCAAGGGCAACGCCAAAATCGCTGCCCATGGCGTCAAGGTGCTGCACGGTCTGGACAGGGCTGTGAAGAACATGGACAACATCAACGAAGCCTATTCCGAACTGAGCGTCCTGCACTCTGACAAGCTGCACGTTGACCCCGACAACTTCAGG attttgtctgactgtctgaccgTCGTCATCGCCGCCAACCTGGGAGATGCTTTCACTGTCGAAACTCAGTGTGCCTTCCAGAAGTTCCTGGCTGTGGTGGTGTTCGCTCTTGGCAGGAAGTACCACTAA
- the LOC121886703 gene encoding hemoglobin subunit alpha-like: MTTLSDKDKSTVKALWGKISKSADAIGAEALGRMLAVYPQTKTYFSHWPDMSPGSGPVKAHGKTVMGGVALAVTKIDDLTTGLGDLSELHAFKMRVDPSNFKILSHCILVVVAKMFPKEFTPDAHVSLDKFLASVALALAERYR, encoded by the exons ATGACAACACTGAGTGACAAAGACAAGTCCACCGTCAAGGCGCTGTGGGGAAAAATCTCCAAGTCAGCGGACGCCATCGGTGCTGAAGCTCTGGGCAG GATGCTCGCCGTCTACCCGCAAACCAAGACCTACTTCTCCCACTGGCCTGACATGAGCCCCGGCTCTGGCCCCGTGAAGGCCCACGGAAAGACGGTGATGGGTGGAGTCGCTCTGGCTGTGACCAAGATCGATGACCTGACTACCGGTCTCGGCGATCTCAGCGAGCTGCACGCCTTCAAGATGAGGGTTGACCCTTCCAACTTCAAG ATCCTGTCTCACTGCATTCTGGTGGTGGTCGCCAAAATGTTCCCCAAGGAATTCACCCCGGATGCCCACGTCTCCTTGGATAAATTCCTGGCCTCCGTGGCCCTGGCTCTCGCAGAGAGATACCGCTAA
- the LOC121886700 gene encoding hemoglobin subunit beta-like, which translates to MVEWTQQERSIIAGIFANLNYEDIGPKALARCLIVYPWTQRYFGAYGDLSTPEAIKGNAKIAAHGVKVLHGLDRAVKNMDNINEAYSELSVLHSDKLHVDPDNFRMFSDCLTVVIAANLGDAFTAETQCAFQKFLAVVVFALGRKYH; encoded by the exons ATGGTTGAGTGGACTCAGCAGGAGCGCAGTATCATCGCTGGCATCTTTGCCAACCTGAACTATGAAGACATTGGCCCCAAGGCTCTTGCCAG GTGTCTGATTGTGTACCCCTGGACTCAGAGGTACTTCGGCGCCTATGGTGACCTCTCCACCCCTGAGGCCATCAAGGGCAACGCCAAAATCGCTGCCCATGGCGTCAAGGTGCTGCACGGTCTGGACAGGGCTGTGAAGAACATGGACAACATCAACGAAGCCTATTCCGAACTGAGCGTCCTGCACTCTGACAAGCTGCACGTTGACCCCGACAACTTCAGG ATGTTCTCTGACTGTCTGACCGTCGTCATCGCCGCCAACCTGGGAGATGCTTTCACTGCCGAAACTCAGTGCGCCTTCCAGAAGTTCCTGGCTGTGGTGGTGTTCGCTCTTGGCAGGAAGTACCACTAA